GCCAGATACAAACTACATTTACCCACTTCCACAACTAAAACatccagagaagaaaaacaatggctttctgaGAAGGGAAACACGTGGGAATCATCACTACTAATAACCAACTGggcacacaaacagcctgtAAGTATTAAATACAGTTGGATTGCAATTGGAtttgctgtatttaaaaaaatcaaattatggCCCCTACATTTCTTGCTCAATTCTACACACTATTCTGAGATGTCTAAACGTTTACTTTAAACAAGTTTAGATAGTTGTAGTAATCCCTGACAAAGAAAAAGATCAGGATTTATCCAAAATTACCTCACCATTCTACCCTTCCCACCCAGCTTGTCCTATCAGTGTCTGAGAAATAGTTGCAATTTAGATAATTCCAACTGGGAAAGTATTGACCAAGAAATGCTGAACAATACTTTGTTCAGTGAAAACAATGGAATTACTCAGCTTAAATAAACTAGTCAGCAAAGGCCAGCTTAGAAAACAGTGAGGATAGTGGAAATCATTTCACTGCAATGTAAGTACCTGCCTACTTTTAAAATTGTGATCTTGAGAAACACTTGCTCAACCACCTTGCCAAAGGCACTTCCCATGTTTGAACTGAAAAGTTCCCAAATGTCTGGAGTTGCATCTTTGAACACACCTAGAGGGATTTTAGTCCTGACAGAAATGAGCAACTCAGCATCCAGAGCACAAGTGAGTTCAGAGTGAAGAGAAGCCAGGCATGTTTCTGCCCTGGGCAACTCCAAGGTTAGCTCTTAACCAAGGTATGAATGTGAAGGATTCCATTCCTTGACATTCCCACCCACTCCTCTGCACAAGAGACACCTCAAGAAGAAACCAAAGGACAGTGAACACACAGGATATTCCCATCTCCTTTGTGCCAGTGAGGAGGATCCCTCCTTCCATCCACCTGCCAAGGGATTACCCCTGTCATCCTCGAGAGCACTGTCATTTCCAGCTACATTAGCCCATAAGCTGCTTCACCCagttttctcctcctgccagaAGTCCTGATTCACCAGTTCAGAGCTCGGGACTAATCTAGAAGATGCTCACAGAGATTTGGGTGTCAGAGTCACCTGCCACAGACTGTCTTACCTCAGTATTATTTTAACACTAGATTACTACTTAAAGGGAAGAGATTATACTTGGTTCTCAATCAGAACAGAACACCTACCTTCAAGAGAAGATCCTAGAAGGAAAACTGCTCCTCACAGTCCTGCTGAGGTCTGAGATTTTTCCAGAATTCCTGTTGTCAGCACTTTCCCACTGCCCAACCCTTGCAGGATCACTACAAGCTGCACTTTAAATGTACCAACACGAGGTGCCTTCCTGTTAAGTGCACACGCTGTGCTGCATCCTCTTCTCAACTCACTCCCCCCAGGCAAACTGTCAGACATTTACTTTTCAGGTTATTCAAATTACATCTAATAAAAAAAGATATAGTTTAGTATCTTCAATATCCACCCCATTGCACTGAAGTCACttaattttaattatctttctGATTTAACAAATTTATTAGGTATACATTCTATACTTACATGAAATGCACAATGGATGTGAGAAATTCTGTTGGAATTTCACTTTTGTATTACCTAAGACTAATTTAAGATATAATCCTCCTCTAAAGCATTCCATAAATAGATGATTTATGTATTAGTTTCACATctaccttttcttttaattaaaataatatgcaCATCTGAAGGTGCACTTAGAGCCAAGCACTGATGCTCAACACACAGTATAAGCACCAACACTGTCCTCAACTACAATATTTTATTAACTCAACCTCTAAGCAGTCAAGACCCTGGATTAGCTCACGTGGTTAGAGAATGGTGCTAAGAACAGCAAGGCTGTGGGTCTGATGCCTGTCCAGGCCACTCATggaagagttggacttgatgatcctcaTGGATCCTTTCCAACTGAGAATATTCCCTGAGTCTGTGAAGTGTTGCATTAACTCCACCCTGTAGCCCATAAACCACTACCAGTCTGGCAATGAATTCATGAATAGCACAACATTAGGTATAATTGACAATACTTAAAGTatcatgtatttttatatgCTTTCACATAAGCCATTTATTATTGAATTTTGAATACCTAACAATTAATCTTTATATACTGTACACTGATATACATCCCATGAATATGCCCAGGACTGAGATCATGGATCATAAAACACTGGATGCAATTGCAGATTTTTAAGGTGTCAACCAAAAACATGGTATCCTGCCTGAGGTTAAATACACTGACTTGTGCAAGAGGCACAAGCTTTAGAAGTCATTAATCTCATGGAAATGTTCCCTGATGCActagttaaaaaaaccccaacaccagAACACTCTGCATTATTGTGGATTCATGTTTTTGCTCATCTTCTCAACGTGGCTCAGCAGTTTCAACAACGCACTTGGATTATATGGGAAAAGATTTCTTCTCTGCAACCTAGAAATAGCTTTTTGCAGCTCTTCCAAACACTTGGTTGATTTATAAAGCATTATTCTCAGGGGAACGATGTTATCCAAAGGTGTTACACAAGTCCAGCAGGATGAGGTGTGAGATCCCTCCTGTTTCAGTGGCAACACTTCAGAGGTGCAACCATTCTGGTTATCATCCATGTCGCTGCAACCAGTTTCCCTTCCTGTCTCACCCCCACTGTTTGAAGGCACCTGCTTTGTGTTTGCCAAGCACTCTCCTCCATCTGATTCCACCTCCGAGTCTTCTGAGCTGGCATAATTAACGAGGCTTTGAAgggagcccagcagagctgtgttatCAGTGCCCACCAGCGGGTCAGACTCGTTCAGCTCCGCAGCTTCGTCACCGCCTCGCTCAGCTGCAaacagggagcagctgggacagggagccAGAGACACTGCACTCTGCACTCCTGGGTCACAGTGGGTGCTTTGCAAACCCTCCTCAGTCACACAGCTTTGCTTCCCTTGATGGGCTGGCttggcaggacacagggagtgAGAAGGGCCTTGCTTGGTACCAAAATGGTTACAGACATCTACAAACTGATGCCACTCTCTGCCAAGAAGCTTTAAGTACCTCACCAAGTACTCCAGAAAGCAAGTTTCTGATGAAATCAAAAAATCTAGAAGTACTGTGGAATCAAAAGCaatcttttccagaaaaaataagaaaatacagtgtGGGTTATATCCACCTGCATGTGTAAGGAAGTTCCAGGAGTCCTCCTCTCTCCGGCCTGAGTTATCAGCAGCATCTTGTCGTAACCTGGAAAGCAAGTCAGGAAATACTCAATTCAATGGAAGTCTAcaagggttttttaataaacagcTGTGTCCAGGAGATGGTattcttgctttttttaaagtttgttaATAAGTAAAAACTTTAGCAGTTTCTATATCTGAATGAGAAGAAATGAAGGCACGTGGGGCTTGGAGATCAGACAGGTCATGAAGACAAAGCACTTAAACAGGGCTTGGAGGGCACTCCTCCTTAGGAAACCTTCTGGAATAAACCAAGTTATTTACAACACATCAACTatgttttaatataaaataaaaaatatttttgttaacctgaacacttccaggatgtTAAGCACAGAGGAAGAGTGCCCTGCTTTTAGTTAACTGTCTAAGAAGGGTTGTGTGTCTCTGTTACTTCCAAATCTTCACATTTGAAGCTCAAGAGGCTTGTATAAATTAGGATAATATCTTGTATGGTCATTTAAACAACAATGAAGCAGGGAATGTCCAGGACAACCCCATGAAAAGCACATCTCAGCTGTTAGCAGGAAGTTTTTATCAATAGTTAGAATTCCCATGGGCCCAATCCTTGAAGCTTTGTCAGAAGTACCTGAATTCCTGAAGTTTAACAGCCCATCCTTGTCTAACTCTGTGCTGTAAGAAACCAGTCTTGCTTTTTATCTGTCTAACCACTATTTTAGGCATGAAGTCAATTACCCTCAATTACAGGATATGATAAAGTATTTAGTAAGAAACTGTTTCACAACTCCCCTGTTTCAATCCAAAAAAAGACTTAAACAATTATCAGCTCTGACATCACACATTATTACATTGTCCTGGGGTTTGGgagttttaaattattaaaaacaattttttatttctacaaaatTAACCCATGGGAATGCTATTTATATTACAACAGCCTCAGCAAACTACGATTCTTCACAGTTTAGTCAACAAAAAAGTGCACTAACCTATCAAATTTTAAGTAAATGAGTAATAAAGCTTTAGCAGCTTCCCACATGTCATCATCCTGCTCTATGAAAACCAAGGAGAGCCATTCACAGTGATGCACAGCTGGGGGGGACTGTGGGGAAGGCTGGAGGTGACTCCTCCAGAATTCCAACAGCTGGGACATGGAACTCTCGAAGtctcctgaaaaaaaagaagtaacagTGAATTTGGCTTTATGTTTATCATTGCCAAACAACatacactttttattttctagattAACAGTGCCTAACAGATCATGAATGCATTTATCTTTCCTTAGCTCAACTCATTTGACACAGCATGAAATTTTCTAGATTAGTTCTTGCCATTGTAGTGCAGTAACTTACTCATAAAAATAACAATGGAACCATCACACAGAGACTCCCTTAAGTTCAAAAACTGACATCTTCGGTACTAATCATGTTCTACACCCTGGTACTGACAGCAGGTTTTGATGGAACACAGCACATTCAAAGtttagaaaacaggaaaatttccTGCAACACTGAAATCCATTTTACTTACCCCATCCCCACGTGATTTTCCTTAATATTTGACTTTaagatttgcttttcttcctagCAAATAACAGGAACATCAAATTATCTTTGTTACTATTCAGACTGGAACTCTTCCCTATAAATCAAAGCTATCTGGAAAAGACTCTCAAAATTGAAATGAATTAAAGTTAAGCCactttaattcattttaataaaaaaggagaTCAACCAGCTTCCCGGAAGGGAAGTCTCCATATTAAAGCATTTTGGTGCTTGTTTTAACCACTTCATTTAATGTCACTAAAATAAAAGCACCATTCCCTTTCTACTTGAAATTCCTCTTGACAGCTGGGATATTTGAGTCTAATTAAAGAACTGATTTTTGTGTCATaaatctggaaaagaaaggagttttttctctttgagaaTGAATTTCACAGAGACATCTAAAATAGATATAAcctacattttttcttttcacttgttCTTAGACAATCTCAGtctctctgcatttttcagAAGGTGGATCACAAGTAAAACATTCCTTACAAATACCTAAAAAACTTTAGGAATGCAACTGGCATCACAAATATAACATCTTCCACATCAGCAAAATGTGTCAGAAACTGTCTCACTGAAGTCTGTGGCTCTTGTGCACAGATcaattaaaaattgattttaagcTTGCTACATAGTGTAGAACTGTAGAAAGTAAAACAACACATCTAGAACGTCTATGAAAATGCCTCAGTGTATTTAAAATTGCAtccttgtttaaaaatataattttttttgccacataataaataaaaataggagTGCAGCTTCTCACTTGCACCTGAGTAGAAACAGTGCTCCAGAACTGAAGGGAACTGACCCTGCCTTTCCATCTCTCCCATGGAGCCTGTAATCCAGGGACAGCATTCCCTGCCCCCCGGTGCtgccccctggcactgcccagcacagcagccaggcctgccctgctcccagcccaatccctctgcccagggaggcAGGAATGAGAGGTGTGCCCACACCTGGTAATTGAAGGGACCAGACCCACAGGTCAGGGGGAAGAACACAACCACTCTACAtcaagaaggatgtggacctgttggagcaagccCAGAGGATGCCACAGAgttgctccaagggctggaactcctctgctctggagccaggctgggagagctgggggggttcagcTGGAAAGCTcagagtcccttccagtgcctaaggagagctggagagggctTTGGACAAGGGCTTGGAGGGATAGAACAAGTGGGAATGGTTTCCCactgccacagggcaggggtAGACAAGATATCAGGGAGAAACTCTTCCCTACAAGGGTGGTGAGACACCaacacaggttgcccagagaaactgtggctcccccatccctggaagtgtctgaggccaggctggacagagcttggagcagcctgggctggtgggaggtgtctccaAGGAACatgatgatccttaaggtccttcccaacccaagccattctatgatcaCATGGTAAGGCCCATAATTTCCCTGTGCCTTACTTTGGAGCTTCgttatttttatttacctttctCTAACTGCTAGTTTTGCCTCATTAAATTACTTGTCTGgcagtaataaaataaacacataatGGTACCTGAAGTTCTACCTCCATGTTAGAAAACATGTTACCTGCAGTTCCTGTGAGTTTCCCACCCTGAACAGAGGAGATGCTTGTGCTATGAACTCTCTTCAGGTCCAGCTGCAGAAGAGCCTTGTGTTCCTAAGATGGCTCAACTGTTTCAAATATTAACACATGTTCTGAACAGGTAAAGCTTTTCAATCCCAAATGCAGCTGTTTCAAACCTCCCATATTGCAGGGATTGGATAAAATACAAAGAGACAACCAATTAGGCAGGACTCAGCCACAGCAAGTTCCCTGGATGggtcttttccatccctccCACTGCCACTAATTCAGCTGAAATTATTTACAGGCTTTATGAGCTGTGATTACAAAATCTGAAAGCTTTAAAACTTGCTGCTTAACAAACAAAAAGGGCTCTTACCTTtgatttctgcttctgctggaGAGTTGTGAATCTTGAATTCCAGTGCCTTAAGCACAACGAGACTTAAGGCCCTAAGAACAGTTTGGTCAGAACCACCCTGAGTATCCTCTCCAGGAGCAGGTTCGCTGCTTCCAAAGTAGCTGCACTTTTCAGCAAGTGGGATCTGGTTTAGCCAAGTTAAACTCACAACCTGCAGGACAGCATCACTCAGGGCAAGCATATCCTCACAGAAAGGTGGGGTTTGCAAGGACACTGATCCACTTTTAGCATCTTCTCTAGGCTTGTGAAGGACACATTTTTTAAggagcaaaattaatttctttttgattaCATAGGGAACTGATGAGCTAATGAGATTGAGCACATAAGAAACTTTCAAAAACAACACTCTCTGGCACCTGAGTGGTAAATCCAGTTCAGTCCTGGAAGCCAAAAGCACTTCAAGCAGATCTGTAAAACTGATCAGGTTGTTTGTAGCTTCAGAATAAGGTGAGGTATAGTGGTGACTGTCAAAATGATGGAACAGGATGGCATTATAAAATCCTTCAAGCACAGCATCAAGAGGAGCCAACACCTTCTTCAGAGCCCCTATGGCAACAAGAAGCACAATATTGAGCTGCAGTGTAACCCAGTGAGCTAAATCAGTACATAAGAAATAAAAGCGGCTTGTGACTCCCTCCAGAGTTTAAGTGCGTTTAAACCCCTTTATCCCCCGTTTCGAAGGAAGGGAATGGGAGTTCCAGAGCCAGCGTTCCCGCTGAATTCCAGGTGATGTTGCTCCCCCTGGCGGTACCGTCACAAAATCCCCTCCCCGTACCTGCTTTGGGCAGAGCCGCGTCTTTCAGGGTCTCCCTGGCGATGGCTGTGAGAGTGCACAGACAATCCGCgagcggggcgggcccggggaATCCCAGCAGGGCGTTCACGCTGAAGCTGAGCCAGGGGACATTCAGGGCATTCTAGGGAACAGCATTCCAAAAACAACCACACGTGCTTTCAGTGGCTATGCAAAGTAAATTCAATCATAACACAATTATTTAAATTGTATATTTAAATGATTGTTTCTACCTGTGTTTTGTCTGTCACTCTCTCAGTCCAGTGCCTTTAAAGTACTTTAAAGTACTAGTTACAAACATGAAGTCACATATGCAAGCAACAGAAATGATCTGTATGTTCCAGAAACCTTCCCATGTCACGTGATCCACCCAAAATCAGATAATGCTGTAAACAGATCATATCTAACTCATAATTCCCAGACCCAGACAACTTGGCAAGAAATATTACAGACATAATTATGAGATAAATCTGTGTTCAGAGGTGCTACTATGGAGGCTACAACGTATATTCACTAAATagacagcaaataaaaaactCAACTAATTGgaatatttaaataagaaactACAACAAAGCATTATATTCAATTCCAAGAGGTTATTACCTATTGTTATCTACTGCATCACCTAAAACATATTAAAGAACTGTAAAAATATTGATAACAAAATACCTGTATTGTAGTCTTAAAGAGAGTATTTCTTCTCATCTACACACATTTTACCTTAAAAGTTTCATAACATTCCAGACTTTTATATATAAAGATACTCCACAGTTCTGCTATACATCTGATCTCCTTGCTCTCCATATTCCAGGCTCCTCCCAGCACAACTGACTTGGCTTCTTGGAAAATATAAACACTATAAAAACTTGCTGTAGAGTCAAATGAAGCCACCTGTAGGTacattctttccagagagagtgctcaggcattggaatgggctgcccagagagggggtggattccccatccatggaggtttttcagctgagctttgccgtggcactgagtgccatgatctggtaaagggactggagttggacccagggttggacttgatgatctcagaggtcttttccaacccaatccattctgtgattctatggatgcGGCACTGAGTGAGAACGCACCACATCTTGacccaaccctactgtgatcaccagcccagtgccctgggctggtgatcacagtagggttggatcaagggttggacttgatgatctcggagggcttttccaatccaatccattctgtgattctatacaTATTCACTAAATCAATTTTTTAGTTATGAAGAGATGCCAAACTCACCTCTTCCTTCAGC
The nucleotide sequence above comes from Pithys albifrons albifrons isolate INPA30051 chromosome 13, PitAlb_v1, whole genome shotgun sequence. Encoded proteins:
- the CERS3 gene encoding ceramide synthase 3 isoform X1, coding for MKICLLQQMYKDVLGGIPLAKESHHYSSLLDLSVEQPPRDDSCPQMHLPPAAGGVGSHQDTGLAGAAPAADDLSNSFANMSSSFCPREVMLLQLTLIKMMVVKAESQQIEPRMKQKYCEILVLLLKEAKIDSKLICLLSPRDRLLSHMASQSLASLVYFQLKEENALNVPWLSFSVNALLGFPGPAPLADCLCTLTAIARETLKDAALPKAGALKKVLAPLDAVLEGFYNAILFHHFDSHHYTSPYSEATNNLISFTDLLEVLLASRTELDLPLRCQRVLFLKVSYVLNLISSSVPYVIKKKLILLLKKCVLHKPREDAKSGSVSLQTPPFCEDMLALSDAVLQVVSLTWLNQIPLAEKCSYFGSSEPAPGEDTQGGSDQTVLRALSLVVLKALEFKIHNSPAEAEIKGDFESSMSQLLEFWRSHLQPSPQSPPAVHHCEWLSLVFIEQDDDMWEAAKALLLIYLKFDRLRQDAADNSGRREEDSWNFLTHAGGYNPHCIFLFFLEKIAFDSTVLLDFLISSETCFLEYLVRYLKLLGREWHQFVDVCNHFGTKQGPSHSLCPAKPAHQGKQSCVTEEGLQSTHCDPGVQSAVSLAPCPSCSLFAAERGGDEAAELNESDPLVGTDNTALLGSLQSLVNYASSEDSEVESDGGECLANTKQVPSNSGGETGRETGCSDMDDNQNGCTSEVLPLKQEGSHTSSCWTCVTPLDNIVPLRIMLYKSTKCLEELQKAISRLQRRNLFPYNPSALLKLLSHVEKMSKNMNPQ
- the CERS3 gene encoding ceramide synthase 3 isoform X2, which encodes MKICLLQQMYKDVLGGIPLAKESHHYSSLLDLSVEQPPRDDSCPQMHLPPAAGGVGSHQDTGLAGAAPAADDLSNSFANMSSSFCPREVMLLQLTLIKMMVVKAESQQIEPRMKQKYCEILVLLLKEAKIDSKLICLLSPRDRLLSHMASQSLASLVYFQLKEENALNVPWLSFSVNALLGFPGPAPLADCLCTLTAIARETLKDAALPKAGALKKVLAPLDAVLEGFYNAILFHHFDSHHYTSPYSEATNNLISFTDLLEVLLASRTELDLPLRCQRVLFLKVSYVLNLISSSVPYVIKKKLILLLKKCVLHKPREDAKSGSVSLQTPPFCEDMLALSDAVLQVVSLTWLNQIPLAEKCSYFGSSEPAPGEDTQGGSDQTVLRALSLVVLKALEFKIHNSPAEAEIKGDFESSMSQLLEFWRSHLQPSPQSPPAVHHCEWLSLVFIEQDDDMWEAAKALLLIYLKFDRLRQDAADNSGRREEDSWNFLTHAAWPTY
- the CERS3 gene encoding ceramide synthase 3 isoform X3 produces the protein MKICLLQQMYKDVLGGIPLAKESHHYSSLLDLSVEQPPRDDSCPQMHLPPAAGGVGSHQDTGLAGAAPAADDLSNSFANMSSSFCPREVMLLQLTLIKMMVVKAESQQIEPRMKQKYCEILVLLLKEAKIDSKLICLLSPRDRLLSHMASQSLASLVYFQLKEENALNVPWLSFSVNALLGFPGPAPLADCLCTLTAIARETLKDAALPKAGALKKVLAPLDAVLEGFYNAILFHHFDSHHYTSPYSEATNNLISFTDLLEVLLASRTELDLPLRCQRVLFLKVSYVLNLISSSVPYVIKKKLILLLKKCVLHKPREDAKSGSVSLQTPPFCEDMLALSDAVLQVVSLTWLNQIPLAEKCSYFGSSEPAPGEDTQGGSDQTVLRALSLVVLKALEFKIHNSPAEAEIKGRKANLKVKY